One Acinetobacter colistiniresistens DNA segment encodes these proteins:
- a CDS encoding 16S rRNA (uracil(1498)-N(3))-methyltransferase: MNRFYIETELHTGNTIELTESVFHHWVRVLRAKEQEQAIFFNGKGGEYIVTLTEINKKNAFVSVDQFDAADRTAPFQVILGQVMSKGDRMDYAIQKATELGVTTIQLLTSERCEMRLKYDRDQKKIDHWQSVAIAACEQCGLNRVPEILAPIALNDWVNSELPASRFVLAPNKDQANVLLDSSPDIALLIGPEGGLSEAEITTANQHQFKNWCIGDRVLRTETAPVVALSILNYHFSLK, encoded by the coding sequence ATGAATCGTTTTTATATCGAAACTGAATTACACACTGGCAATACCATTGAATTAACTGAATCGGTATTTCACCATTGGGTCCGTGTACTCCGTGCAAAAGAACAAGAACAAGCCATCTTTTTCAATGGAAAAGGTGGTGAATATATAGTCACACTCACTGAAATCAATAAGAAAAATGCTTTTGTTTCAGTGGATCAGTTTGATGCAGCCGATCGCACAGCGCCTTTTCAAGTTATTCTAGGGCAAGTGATGAGCAAAGGTGATCGCATGGATTATGCGATCCAGAAAGCAACTGAGCTCGGTGTTACAACGATTCAGCTACTCACCAGCGAACGCTGTGAAATGCGATTAAAATACGATCGTGATCAAAAGAAAATCGATCATTGGCAGTCTGTTGCAATTGCAGCATGTGAACAGTGTGGTCTGAACCGAGTCCCTGAAATTCTTGCCCCGATCGCTTTAAATGATTGGGTCAATTCTGAATTACCTGCATCACGCTTTGTCCTTGCACCCAATAAAGATCAAGCCAATGTACTGCTTGACAGCAGTCCAGATATCGCATTGTTGATTGGCCCTGAAGGCGGGCTCAGTGAAGCAGAAATTACTACTGCAAATCAACATCAATTTAAAAACTGGTGTATCGGAGACCGTGTGTTAAGAACAGAAACAGCACCTGTAGTTGCTTTATCTATCTTGAATTATCATTTTTCGTTGAAATAA
- a CDS encoding NF038104 family lipoprotein → MIKALMVLSCIFLLQGCITKVVTVPVKVAYKTTKGVVKGTAAVVGAVIPDGDDKKDEKEKD, encoded by the coding sequence ATGATTAAAGCACTCATGGTTTTATCCTGCATCTTTTTGTTACAAGGATGTATTACTAAAGTTGTTACCGTCCCGGTCAAAGTGGCTTATAAAACCACGAAAGGGGTCGTAAAGGGAACAGCTGCGGTTGTGGGTGCTGTAATCCCAGACGGTGATGATAAAAAGGATGAAAAAGAAAAGGACTAG
- the metF gene encoding methylenetetrahydrofolate reductase [NAD(P)H], with protein sequence MTKRVPISFEFFPPKTDAGAEKLKTVHQELQLLNPEFFSITYGAGGSTRERTLAAINEFNGKGTPVAPHLSCIGDDKLRIAELLDLYKSQGIDRIVALRGDLPSGQVGLGELPYAQDLVRFIREHSGDHFHIEVAAYPEMHPQAETFDGDIQRFVEKVNAGANAGITQFFFNPDAYFYFIERIAKAGVNIPVAPGIMPITNASNLIRFADGTGAEIPRWIRKQLAAYGDDSESIKAFGHEVIVKLCERLIAGGAPTLHFYSMNQTEPTRQLVVDLGLN encoded by the coding sequence ATGACAAAACGTGTTCCTATTTCTTTTGAATTTTTCCCACCTAAAACTGATGCCGGTGCGGAAAAATTAAAAACTGTTCATCAAGAATTACAATTATTAAATCCAGAATTTTTCTCGATTACTTACGGCGCGGGTGGCTCTACTCGTGAACGGACTTTAGCGGCGATTAATGAATTTAATGGCAAAGGCACACCTGTCGCACCGCATTTGTCTTGTATCGGTGATGATAAGCTCCGTATCGCTGAACTTTTAGATTTATATAAATCTCAAGGTATTGATCGCATTGTGGCATTGCGTGGAGACTTACCGTCAGGTCAAGTCGGTCTAGGTGAATTACCTTATGCACAGGATCTGGTTCGCTTTATCCGTGAACATTCAGGTGATCACTTCCATATCGAAGTGGCAGCCTATCCTGAAATGCATCCCCAAGCTGAAACCTTTGATGGTGACATTCAACGTTTTGTTGAGAAGGTGAATGCTGGTGCGAACGCTGGTATTACTCAATTTTTCTTCAATCCAGATGCCTATTTCTATTTTATCGAGCGTATTGCCAAAGCTGGCGTGAATATTCCAGTTGCACCAGGTATTATGCCGATCACCAACGCAAGTAACCTGATCCGCTTTGCCGATGGCACTGGTGCAGAAATTCCGCGTTGGATCCGTAAGCAACTGGCAGCTTATGGCGATGACAGCGAGAGCATCAAAGCTTTTGGTCATGAAGTGATTGTGAAGCTTTGTGAACGCTTGATTGCGGGTGGCGCACCTACCCTGCATTTCTATTCAATGAATCAAACAGAGCCGACTCGACAACTCGTTGTTGATCTTGGTTTAAACTAA
- the recO gene encoding DNA repair protein RecO, translated as MMRNEVLHGYLIHHRKYREKSHIVHLYTQEFGRVDGILRQIPPPQYQPIRLQATGKSELKNFTKLEILNQPVFFHGDAFFAGFYLNEILLRLCPLEEAMPQSFEQYQLILLQLQQLASHEQAALFLRQILRQFEHVLLQELGYAIDFSVDANQQEILPFRYYQFQLNDGFLPVSQASRSSLAGALIASMQCYEDGQNFSPEQLQLLGKLYRQMISSLLGDRPLKSRQLWIQNTQT; from the coding sequence ATGATGCGTAATGAAGTCCTGCATGGCTATTTGATTCATCATCGTAAATATCGTGAAAAAAGCCATATTGTGCATTTATACACACAAGAGTTTGGTCGGGTGGATGGAATTTTAAGACAAATTCCACCACCGCAATATCAGCCGATTCGTTTGCAAGCTACAGGAAAATCTGAACTGAAGAATTTCACCAAACTTGAAATTCTGAATCAGCCTGTGTTTTTTCATGGTGATGCTTTTTTTGCCGGTTTTTATTTAAATGAAATTTTATTGCGATTATGTCCTCTAGAAGAGGCCATGCCACAAAGCTTTGAACAATATCAATTGATATTATTACAATTACAGCAATTGGCTTCTCATGAGCAAGCGGCTTTATTTTTGCGGCAAATATTACGTCAGTTTGAGCATGTTTTGCTGCAAGAATTAGGTTATGCAATTGATTTTTCAGTGGATGCAAATCAGCAGGAAATCTTGCCGTTTCGGTACTATCAATTTCAGCTCAATGACGGTTTTTTACCAGTTTCACAAGCTTCGCGCTCTTCGCTTGCAGGGGCTTTGATTGCATCAATGCAATGTTATGAAGATGGTCAGAATTTTTCTCCCGAACAACTGCAATTATTAGGTAAACTATATCGCCAAATGATTAGCTCATTGTTAGGTGATCGGCCGTTGAAAAGCCGTCAACTCTGGATTCAAAATACGCAAACTTGA
- a CDS encoding NADP-dependent malic enzyme encodes MDDQSLKQAALYYHEFPTPGKISVTPSKQLVNQRDLALAYSPGVAAPCLEIERDPSAAAKYTARGNLVAVVSNGTAVLGLGNIGPLASKPVMEGKGVLFKKFAGVDVFDIEIDENDPDKIVDIVAALEPTFGGINLEDIKAPECFYIEKKLRERMKIPVFHDDQHGTSIIVGSALLNALQLVNKKIDEIKIVASGAGAAALSCLDLLCALGVNKANIVVADSRGLLTTSREGLDESKKRYVQDIQASQLHEVMAGADMFLGLSAAGILTKEMVKEMAENPIIFALANPDPEILPEHAHEVRPDAIMATGRSDYPNQVNNALCFPYIFRGALDVGATTINEEMKIACVHAIARMAHVEADAATYGEKSASFGRDYLIPRPLDQRLILEIAPAVAKAAMDSGVATRPIEDFSAYRQRLSEFVYNSAFLMKPIFSQAKTDPKRIAYAEGEDQRVLRAVQIVVDEGLAKPILIGRTAVIEDNIRKLGLRLQHGVNIEIVDQEKNPLYDDFWKEYHQIMQRKGVTVEYAQREARRRSTLIAAMLVKLGKADGMLCGTYSSYDIHLDFVKNVIGLKEGRSTFFTLNALMLEDRNLFIADTYVNTNPTAAQLAEMTILAAEEVRRFGITPRVALLSHSSFGSDQTDPSAQKMREVYRLLSEQAPELEVEGEMHGDAALDENIRHFAFPNSRFKGSANLLIMPNLDSANISFNLLKATSGNNVTIGPILLGAAKPVHILTPTATTRRLVNMTALTVAEIQQSQN; translated from the coding sequence ATGGACGATCAATCTTTAAAACAAGCCGCTTTGTATTACCATGAATTTCCAACACCAGGAAAAATCAGTGTGACACCTAGCAAGCAGCTCGTTAACCAACGAGATTTAGCGCTTGCATATTCTCCAGGCGTTGCAGCTCCATGTTTGGAAATCGAACGAGACCCTTCTGCCGCTGCAAAGTATACAGCACGCGGAAATCTGGTCGCGGTTGTGAGTAATGGTACAGCCGTGCTTGGTTTAGGAAATATTGGTCCACTCGCATCTAAACCTGTAATGGAAGGTAAAGGCGTTCTGTTCAAGAAGTTTGCTGGTGTTGATGTATTCGATATCGAAATTGATGAAAATGATCCAGACAAAATCGTGGACATCGTTGCTGCATTAGAACCAACATTTGGTGGTATTAACCTTGAAGATATCAAAGCGCCAGAATGTTTCTACATTGAAAAGAAACTTCGCGAGCGCATGAAAATTCCAGTCTTCCATGATGACCAACATGGTACCAGTATTATTGTTGGTTCTGCGTTGCTCAATGCTTTGCAACTGGTCAATAAAAAGATTGATGAAATTAAAATCGTTGCATCAGGCGCAGGCGCTGCTGCCCTTTCTTGTTTAGATTTACTTTGTGCTTTAGGTGTAAATAAAGCCAATATCGTTGTTGCCGACTCTCGCGGTCTTCTCACTACGTCTCGAGAAGGATTGGATGAGTCTAAAAAACGTTATGTGCAAGACATTCAAGCAAGCCAACTCCATGAAGTGATGGCTGGCGCAGACATGTTTCTAGGTCTTTCAGCAGCCGGCATCCTAACCAAAGAAATGGTTAAGGAAATGGCTGAAAATCCAATTATTTTTGCTCTCGCAAACCCAGATCCTGAGATCTTGCCTGAACATGCGCATGAAGTACGTCCAGATGCCATCATGGCAACAGGCCGCTCAGACTATCCTAACCAAGTCAACAATGCGCTTTGCTTCCCTTATATCTTCCGTGGTGCTCTTGATGTAGGTGCAACCACCATTAATGAAGAAATGAAAATTGCTTGTGTACATGCTATTGCACGTATGGCACATGTTGAAGCAGATGCAGCAACCTATGGTGAAAAATCAGCTTCATTTGGTCGTGACTATTTAATCCCTCGTCCACTTGATCAGCGATTGATTTTAGAAATTGCACCGGCAGTAGCAAAAGCAGCAATGGACTCTGGTGTAGCCACACGTCCAATTGAAGATTTTTCGGCATATCGCCAACGACTTTCTGAGTTTGTTTATAACTCAGCATTCCTGATGAAGCCAATTTTCTCTCAAGCAAAAACAGATCCAAAGCGTATTGCTTATGCTGAGGGCGAAGATCAACGTGTATTACGTGCTGTTCAGATTGTTGTCGATGAAGGCTTAGCGAAACCAATTCTGATTGGTCGTACCGCAGTCATTGAAGATAACATCAGAAAGCTAGGTTTACGTTTACAGCATGGTGTGAACATTGAGATCGTCGATCAGGAAAAAAATCCTTTATATGATGATTTCTGGAAAGAATACCATCAAATCATGCAGCGCAAAGGTGTCACTGTTGAATATGCACAACGTGAAGCACGTCGTCGCTCTACTTTAATCGCAGCGATGCTAGTTAAACTTGGCAAAGCAGACGGTATGTTATGTGGTACCTATTCAAGCTATGACATTCACTTAGATTTCGTGAAAAATGTCATTGGTTTAAAAGAAGGTCGCAGTACATTCTTTACATTGAATGCATTGATGCTTGAAGATCGCAATCTATTTATTGCAGATACGTATGTCAACACGAATCCAACTGCTGCTCAGCTCGCTGAAATGACCATTTTAGCAGCAGAAGAAGTCCGTCGTTTTGGTATTACACCACGTGTTGCCCTACTTTCTCACTCAAGCTTTGGTAGTGACCAAACGGATCCAAGCGCTCAAAAAATGCGTGAAGTTTATCGTTTACTGTCTGAACAAGCACCTGAACTTGAAGTCGAAGGCGAAATGCACGGTGATGCAGCCCTAGATGAAAACATCCGTCATTTTGCATTTCCAAATTCACGTTTCAAAGGTTCTGCAAACTTGTTGATTATGCCAAATCTTGATTCAGCAAATATTTCATTCAACTTGTTAAAAGCAACTTCTGGTAATAATGTAACCATTGGCCCTATCTTATTAGGTGCTGCAAAACCTGTTCATATTCTTACACCTACAGCAACAACGCGTCGCTTGGTGAATATGACAGCTTTAACGGTTGCGGAAATTCAGCAAAGTCAAAACTAA
- a CDS encoding multifunctional CCA addition/repair protein — MQVYLVGGAVRDHLLGHPYHEKDYVVVGATPEQLLAEGYQPVGKDFPVFLHPMTKEEYALARTERKSGIGYHGFQFFTDTTVKLEEDLIRRDLTINAMAMDEAGNIYDPYGGQQDLEQKILRHVSDAFTEDPLRVLRVARFAARYAAYGFKIADETLQLMQDIAQSGELNALTPERVWKETSRALLEDHADIYFQTLRDCHALKILFPEIDALFGVPQRPEYHPEIDCGIHTLMALKQACLAKYALDVRFAVLVHDLGKALTPVDELPRHIMHEERGIQPVTVLCDRLRVPTHLKNLALIVCKEHLKCHQIKNLKPGTLWRLLQRLDVLRRPEKVVAFVQACECDAKGRLGLEQRPYPQAQFVLDAMEIVRNIRAQDLPDHVTGPEIGEMLIQYRIDALAKFKELHNN, encoded by the coding sequence ATGCAAGTTTATTTAGTAGGCGGTGCTGTTCGGGATCATTTACTCGGCCACCCCTATCACGAAAAAGATTATGTGGTGGTTGGAGCAACGCCCGAGCAATTACTTGCCGAAGGTTATCAACCCGTGGGAAAAGACTTCCCGGTATTCCTACATCCTATGACAAAAGAAGAATATGCACTTGCACGCACGGAGCGTAAGTCAGGCATTGGTTATCATGGGTTTCAATTTTTCACGGACACGACTGTTAAACTAGAAGAAGATCTGATTCGTCGTGACTTGACGATTAATGCTATGGCCATGGATGAAGCAGGTAACATTTATGATCCTTATGGCGGACAACAAGATTTAGAGCAGAAAATTCTGCGTCATGTTTCGGATGCATTTACTGAAGATCCTTTACGTGTTCTTCGTGTGGCTCGTTTTGCTGCCCGTTATGCAGCCTATGGCTTTAAAATTGCGGATGAAACGCTACAATTGATGCAAGATATTGCTCAATCTGGCGAGCTAAATGCCTTAACGCCTGAACGCGTCTGGAAAGAAACGTCTCGTGCTTTACTGGAAGATCACGCCGATATTTACTTCCAAACCTTAAGAGATTGTCACGCCTTAAAGATTTTATTCCCCGAGATTGATGCCCTTTTTGGTGTACCGCAACGTCCAGAATATCATCCTGAAATCGACTGTGGTATTCATACATTGATGGCGCTCAAACAAGCTTGTTTAGCAAAATATGCATTGGATGTCCGTTTTGCAGTACTGGTTCATGATCTAGGTAAAGCACTTACCCCTGTAGATGAACTCCCACGGCACATTATGCATGAAGAGCGTGGTATCCAGCCTGTGACCGTGCTCTGTGACCGCTTAAGAGTTCCTACACATTTAAAAAATTTGGCGCTGATCGTCTGCAAAGAGCATCTGAAATGCCACCAAATCAAAAACCTTAAACCAGGCACGTTATGGCGGCTATTACAGCGCTTAGATGTACTACGTCGTCCCGAGAAAGTTGTCGCCTTTGTACAAGCCTGTGAATGCGATGCCAAGGGCCGTTTAGGTTTAGAGCAGCGTCCTTATCCTCAGGCACAGTTTGTTTTAGATGCAATGGAAATTGTGCGCAATATTCGTGCTCAGGATTTACCAGATCATGTCACAGGTCCAGAAATTGGTGAAATGCTGATTCAGTATCGAATTGATGCACTTGCCAAATTTAAGGAGCTGCACAATAACTGA
- a CDS encoding histone deacetylase, whose product MLKACYSPRYFAQTHTNSMEKLTAVADVLAAQHIAELIDPGMIDVELLKKLHNPQYVDAFLSGQSAFATIQGFKPWNEQLRDAILSVQAGQLVGAEIALKEGIAANIAQGFHHASYESGAAYCTFNGLALVAKQYPEKRIFVLDCDQHGGDGTAVFTNRMTNLVNFGIFGIRFGCKASERSLTRYIHPKQGNFDLYREAIYEAFQYASGWEVDLMIYQAGMDCHQHDKYGSKWFSTELLFERDRIVFEMAKKMKIPMLFVLAGGYQALDDLVPLHVNTFKAANEVYFPSAHLVLA is encoded by the coding sequence ATGCTAAAAGCTTGTTATTCGCCGCGTTATTTTGCCCAAACGCACACCAATAGTATGGAAAAACTCACCGCCGTTGCGGATGTATTAGCAGCGCAACATATAGCTGAGCTGATTGATCCTGGCATGATCGATGTCGAGTTGCTCAAAAAGTTGCATAATCCTCAGTATGTGGATGCTTTTTTATCTGGTCAGTCTGCGTTTGCCACCATACAAGGCTTTAAGCCATGGAATGAGCAGCTTCGGGATGCGATTCTGTCAGTACAGGCAGGGCAATTGGTGGGTGCAGAGATTGCTTTGAAAGAAGGCATTGCTGCCAATATTGCCCAAGGCTTTCATCACGCTAGCTATGAATCTGGTGCAGCCTATTGTACTTTTAATGGCTTAGCTCTGGTGGCTAAGCAGTATCCAGAAAAGCGCATTTTCGTTCTGGACTGTGATCAGCATGGTGGGGATGGGACAGCAGTGTTTACCAACCGTATGACAAACTTGGTCAATTTCGGAATTTTTGGGATTCGCTTTGGTTGTAAAGCCAGTGAACGTAGTTTGACCCGCTATATTCATCCTAAACAGGGGAATTTTGACTTATATCGTGAGGCGATCTATGAGGCTTTCCAATATGCATCAGGTTGGGAGGTAGATCTTATGATTTATCAGGCGGGCATGGATTGCCATCAACACGATAAATATGGTTCAAAGTGGTTTAGTACCGAATTGCTATTTGAGCGTGATCGGATTGTTTTTGAGATGGCGAAAAAAATGAAAATCCCGATGTTGTTTGTGTTGGCGGGGGGATATCAGGCACTGGATGATTTAGTGCCGTTACATGTGAATACTTTTAAAGCAGCGAATGAAGTTTATTTTCCATCAGCTCATTTAGTGTTGGCCTAA
- the gloB gene encoding hydroxyacylglutathione hydrolase, giving the protein MHYKIHAIDVKNALKNYIWLLEDTEAQEVVAIDPTEADLVIEFCEKNQLKLKQIWLTHWHKDHTGGVEGLLADQNIMVYGPRDELSKISLISNPLQNDDHFHFNELKVEIIATPGHTLGHIVYFIEKIETLFSGDTLFAMGCGRLFEGTAEQMYHSLNRLAALPIQTKVYCTHEYTLANAEFAVTVEPHNAALQQRIKQVRALRATDQITLPSTIELELETNPFLRTESAEDFARIRSLKDQF; this is encoded by the coding sequence ATGCATTATAAGATTCACGCAATTGATGTCAAAAATGCCTTAAAAAACTATATTTGGTTATTGGAGGATACCGAGGCGCAAGAGGTGGTTGCAATTGACCCGACCGAAGCAGATTTGGTGATCGAATTTTGTGAAAAAAACCAGCTCAAGCTGAAACAGATTTGGTTGACCCATTGGCATAAAGATCATACAGGTGGAGTCGAAGGTTTACTCGCAGATCAAAATATTATGGTCTATGGCCCACGAGATGAACTCAGTAAAATTTCGCTAATTTCAAACCCTTTGCAAAATGACGATCATTTTCATTTTAATGAGTTAAAAGTTGAAATTATTGCAACGCCAGGTCATACCCTAGGTCATATTGTTTATTTTATTGAAAAAATAGAGACACTGTTTAGTGGCGATACCTTGTTTGCAATGGGTTGTGGCCGCCTATTTGAAGGTACAGCTGAACAAATGTATCACTCATTAAATCGTCTGGCCGCCTTGCCTATTCAAACCAAAGTCTATTGCACACATGAGTACACACTTGCCAATGCAGAATTTGCGGTTACGGTTGAACCGCATAACGCGGCATTACAACAGCGCATCAAACAGGTTCGAGCACTGAGAGCGACAGATCAAATCACCTTACCAAGTACAATTGAATTAGAACTCGAAACCAATCCATTTTTGCGTACCGAAAGTGCCGAAGATTTTGCACGTATCCGTAGTTTGAAAGATCAGTTCTAA
- a CDS encoding tRNA-(ms[2]io[6]A)-hydroxylase — MSSVNYDELMQPVIAFLGCMTPQAWLDEAINNLDILMQDHANCEKKAASTAMNLMFRYSFFTDLQVKLAQLVREEMLHYEQVLEFMNKRGQEWKGLSAGRYAGGLRKEIRTYEPEALIDVMIIGAFVEARSCERFYALAPIVDDELGRYYRYLLKSESRHFEDYLALALDVAKTAKLKDPEETIQQRIEHIREVEKNLILTPDNTFRFHSGVPAKVAA, encoded by the coding sequence ATGAGTAGTGTAAATTATGATGAGTTGATGCAACCTGTCATCGCATTTTTGGGTTGTATGACTCCTCAGGCATGGTTGGATGAAGCCATTAATAATCTGGACATCTTAATGCAAGACCATGCCAACTGTGAGAAAAAAGCGGCGAGTACAGCAATGAACTTGATGTTCCGCTATAGTTTCTTTACAGACCTGCAAGTGAAATTGGCGCAATTGGTGCGTGAAGAAATGCTGCATTATGAGCAGGTTTTGGAATTCATGAACAAACGCGGCCAAGAGTGGAAGGGTTTGAGTGCAGGGCGCTATGCAGGTGGATTACGTAAAGAAATCCGTACTTATGAGCCTGAGGCTCTAATTGATGTGATGATTATTGGTGCATTTGTCGAAGCACGCTCGTGTGAGCGTTTCTATGCGTTGGCACCGATTGTGGATGATGAGCTGGGGCGCTACTACCGCTATTTACTGAAGTCTGAATCTCGTCATTTTGAGGACTATCTGGCTTTAGCTTTAGATGTTGCAAAAACGGCGAAACTTAAAGATCCAGAAGAGACGATCCAGCAACGTATTGAGCATATTCGTGAGGTGGAAAAAAATCTGATTTTAACTCCAGACAATACCTTCCGTTTCCACAGTGGTGTACCTGCAAAAGTTGCAGCTTAA
- the ahcY gene encoding adenosylhomocysteinase has protein sequence MNAVNASFTDYKVADISLADYGRKEIKLAEAEMPALIGLRKRYSAAKPLAGAKILGCIHMTIQTAVLIETLVELGAEVRWTSCNIFSTQDHAAAAIAASGVPVFAWKGETEEEYVWCLEQQINVNGQPWDANMILDDGGDLTALVHDKYPALLERIHGITEETTTGVQRLLEMWKDGSLKVPAINVNDSITKSKNDNKYGCRHSLNDAIKRATDMLLSGRRALVIGYGDVGKGSAQSLRQEGMIVRVTEVDPICAMQACMDGYEVVSPYKNGVQTGKKEDINQDLLGNTDLVVTTTGNYHVCDSAMLDSLKAGAVVCNIGHFDTEIDTAYLRGYKWVEVKPQVHQVYRSEDENNYLILLSEGRLVNLGNATGHPSRVMDGSFANQVLGQMHLFAEKFADLPADQKQAAIRVEVLPKKLDEEVAAAMVVGFGGVLTQLTQVQADYLGVPVEGPFKSDAYKY, from the coding sequence ATGAACGCGGTGAATGCTTCATTTACAGATTACAAAGTTGCTGATATTTCCCTTGCTGACTACGGTCGTAAAGAGATCAAACTTGCTGAAGCAGAAATGCCAGCTTTGATTGGCTTACGTAAGCGTTATTCAGCAGCTAAACCACTTGCTGGCGCAAAAATTTTGGGTTGTATTCACATGACAATCCAGACTGCGGTTCTCATTGAGACCTTGGTTGAACTTGGCGCAGAAGTGCGTTGGACATCTTGCAACATCTTCTCTACTCAGGACCATGCTGCTGCTGCAATCGCTGCAAGTGGTGTACCTGTTTTTGCTTGGAAAGGCGAAACTGAAGAAGAATATGTTTGGTGTCTAGAACAACAGATCAATGTCAATGGTCAACCTTGGGATGCCAACATGATCTTGGACGATGGCGGCGACTTAACTGCACTTGTTCATGACAAATATCCTGCGCTTTTAGAGCGTATTCACGGTATTACCGAAGAAACCACAACAGGTGTACAACGTCTGTTAGAAATGTGGAAAGACGGCTCGCTTAAAGTTCCTGCAATCAATGTGAATGATTCGATTACTAAATCGAAAAATGATAACAAATACGGTTGCCGCCACTCGTTAAACGATGCGATCAAACGTGCGACTGACATGTTGCTTTCTGGTCGTCGTGCGCTTGTGATTGGTTATGGTGACGTAGGTAAAGGTTCTGCACAATCTTTACGTCAAGAAGGCATGATTGTACGTGTAACTGAAGTTGATCCAATCTGTGCAATGCAAGCATGCATGGATGGTTATGAAGTTGTTTCTCCATACAAAAATGGCGTACAAACTGGTAAGAAAGAAGACATCAATCAAGACTTATTAGGCAATACTGATCTTGTTGTCACGACGACCGGTAACTATCACGTATGTGATTCTGCAATGTTAGATAGCTTAAAAGCGGGTGCTGTGGTATGTAACATCGGTCACTTCGATACAGAAATTGACACTGCCTACCTCCGTGGTTATAAGTGGGTTGAAGTCAAACCGCAAGTCCACCAAGTCTATCGTTCAGAAGACGAAAATAACTACTTGATCCTTCTTTCTGAAGGTCGTTTAGTAAACCTTGGCAATGCAACAGGTCACCCATCACGTGTCATGGATGGTTCTTTTGCCAACCAAGTATTAGGTCAAATGCATTTATTTGCTGAGAAATTCGCTGACTTACCTGCTGATCAGAAACAAGCTGCAATTCGTGTAGAAGTGCTTCCTAAGAAATTAGATGAAGAAGTTGCTGCTGCAATGGTCGTTGGCTTTGGCGGTGTATTAACGCAATTGACGCAAGTACAAGCAGATTACCTCGGCGTTCCTGTCGAAGGTCCGTTCAAATCTGACGCTTATAAATACTAA
- the pdxJ gene encoding pyridoxine 5'-phosphate synthase — MAAILGVNIDHVATLRQARGTTYPDPVQAALVCEEAGAEGITLHLREDRRHIQDDDVRRMRPLLKTRMNLELAVTDEMVEFAKEIQPQHVCFVPERRQEVTTEGGLDVVGHFEKVKAATEALKAIGSDVSLFIDADLAQIDAAVACGAPTIEIHTGAYADAETDEQQKAELARIIKGVEYAAAKGLVVNAGHGLNLDNVAAIAAIPQIHELNIGHSIIADSVFVGLTQAVKDMKAAIQAAAR, encoded by the coding sequence ATGGCTGCAATCTTAGGTGTAAACATTGATCATGTTGCGACGTTAAGACAGGCACGTGGTACAACTTACCCTGATCCTGTTCAGGCTGCTTTGGTTTGTGAAGAAGCGGGTGCTGAAGGGATTACTTTGCATTTACGTGAAGATCGCCGCCATATACAAGATGATGATGTACGTCGTATGCGTCCATTATTAAAAACACGAATGAATCTCGAATTGGCCGTGACGGATGAAATGGTTGAATTTGCCAAAGAGATACAGCCACAACATGTTTGTTTCGTGCCTGAGCGTCGTCAGGAAGTCACCACGGAAGGTGGTTTGGACGTGGTTGGTCATTTTGAAAAGGTCAAGGCTGCAACTGAAGCGCTCAAAGCGATTGGTAGTGATGTTTCTTTATTTATTGATGCAGATTTGGCTCAGATTGATGCCGCTGTGGCATGTGGTGCGCCGACCATTGAAATCCATACGGGCGCTTATGCTGATGCCGAGACAGATGAGCAGCAAAAAGCTGAATTGGCGCGTATTATCAAAGGTGTAGAATATGCTGCCGCTAAAGGTTTGGTGGTGAATGCTGGTCATGGTTTGAATTTGGACAATGTTGCTGCGATTGCTGCGATTCCACAAATTCATGAATTAAATATTGGTCATTCGATCATTGCAGATAGCGTATTTGTTGGTTTGACTCAAGCAGTAAAAGATATGAAAGCAGCAATTCAGGCTGCTGCGAGATAA